The Tripterygium wilfordii isolate XIE 37 chromosome 4, ASM1340144v1, whole genome shotgun sequence genome has a window encoding:
- the LOC119997877 gene encoding protein NUCLEAR FUSION DEFECTIVE 4-like encodes MVGQSRKWMILIATTWIQAFTGTNFDFSSYSSTLKSVLGISQLQLNYLSVASDMGKAFGWCSGVSLSYFPLWSVMFMAAFMGLFGYGLQWLVIQNIISLPYILVFLLCLMAGCSICWFNTVCYVLCIRNFPANRALSLSLTISFNGVSAALYTLIANAINPSSKTLYLFLNALVPLLTSGVALVPILRQPPSEQLIPVDHVIGRDSFTFLVLYILAVITGLYLVLLNSLSSAASIARILLAGAIILLVLPLCLPGIVYAREWARRNIELVFPFDHLNFSLVEDDELELFKELVGDENSSSSNGNSYGVIDKEGCFNNMFQKERLTMLGEEHSAKMLVQRWDFWLYYIAYLCGGTIGISYSNNLGQIAQSLGHYSKLDSFVTLYSSCSFFGRLLAAAPDFLRNKVYFARTGWLAVALVPTPIAFFLLAASGSEAALRASTALIGLSSGYVFSAAVSITSELFGPNSISVNHNILITNIPIGSLLYGLLAAIVYDSHAESSSLQQNWLGEAMICMGRKCYLQTFIWWGCISLLGLVSSFALFSRTKPAYDRFERNRNRI; translated from the exons ATGGTGGGACAGTCAAGAAAATGGATGATACTTATAGCCACAACATGGATACAAGCATTCACGGGgacaaactttgatttctcatcatACTCATCAACCTTAAAATCTGTTCTTGGGATTTCACAACTTCAATTGAACTATCTCTCTGTTGCTTCTGATATGGGGAAGGCATTTGGGTGGTGTTCAGGTGTGTCTCTCAGCTACTTCCCTTTATGGTCTGTTATGTTCATGGCTGCCTTCATGGGTCTCTTTGGTTATGGCCTTCAATGGCTGGTCATTCAGAATATCATCTCATTGCCTTATATCCTG GTATTTCTTCTGTGCTTGATGGCTGGGTGCAGCATCTGTTGGTTCAACACTGTATGCTACGTTTTATGCATCAGAAACTTCCCCGCCAACCGAGCACTTTCATTGTCTCTCACCATTAGTTTCAATGGCGTTAGTGCAGCGCTCTATACTCTTATCGCCAATGCGATAAACCCTAGTAGTAAAACCCTCTATCTCTTCCTAAATGCACTCGTACCTCTCTTGACATCCGGCGTGGCACTAGTCCCAATCCTTCGTCAACCGCCCTCCGAGCAGTTGATCCCAGTTGATCATGTCATTGGCCGCGACTCATTCACCTTTCTTGTCCTCTACATTTTAGCTGTTATTACTGGCCTTTACCTTGTCCTGCTGAATTCACTATCTTCTGCTGCATCAATCGCGCGTATACTCCTTGCTGGGGCTATCATTCTATTAGTACTCCCCCTGTGCTTGCCAGGAATTGTATATGCAAGGGAATGGGCTCGTCGCAACATCGAGTTGGTATTCCCTTTTGATCACTTGAACTTTAGTTTGGTTGAAGATGATGAGCTTGAGCTTTTCAAAGAACTCGTTGGCGATGAGAATAGCAGCAGCTCAAATGGCAACTCCTATGGAGTAATAGACAAAGAAGGGTGTTTCAATAATATGTTTCAGAAGGAGAGGTTAACAATGCTTGGTGAAGAGCATTCTGCTAAAATGTTGGTGCAGAGGTGGGATTTTTGGCTATATTACATTGCATACTTGTGTGGGGGGACAATAGGGATATCTTATAGTAACAATCTAGGGCAAATTGCACAATCACTTGGACATTATTCGAAGCTCGATTCCTTCGTCACACTCTACTCATCGTGCTCATTTTTTGGTCGGTTGCTTGCCGCTGCGCCAGACTTCCTGCGTAA CAAGGTCTACTTTGCAAGGACTGGGTGGCTTGCAGTTGCACTTGTACCAACACCAATAGCCTTCTTTTTGCTTGCTGCATCAGGAAGCGAGGCAGCGCTGCGAGCAAGTACAGCGCTGATCGGGCTAAGCTCCGGGTATGTTTTCTCAGCTGCTGTCTCGATCACATCGGAGTTATTTGGTCCGAACAGCATTAGTGTCAACCACAACATCCTAATCACCAACATCCCAATCGGATCGCTCCTCTACGGCCTTCTTGCAGCCATAGTGTATGATTCACATGCAGAAAGCAGCAGCCTGCAGCAGAACTGGTTAGGGGAAGCAATGATATGCATGGGCAGGAAATGCTATTTACAGACATTTATATGGTGGGGATGCATTTCCCTGCTAGGCCTAGTTTCGAGTTTCGCGCTTTTCTCAAGAACAAAGCCAGCATATGACCGCTTTGAGAGAAACAGAAATAGGATCTGA
- the LOC119996906 gene encoding aspartic proteinase CDR1-like produces the protein MVNFLSIFSFACAMALSFIDAYNGSGFSVELVHRDSPDSPFYNPSESQTKRLTNAIQRSLNRVNHFTKNSASIKNGAQPPIIPNNGEYLMNISIGTPPFGLLAIVDTGSDLMWIQCKPCTNCYKQIDPLFDPKSSTTYRKVSCKSERCQSLDNTSCDDDGTCRYMISYADKSHSIGHVANETLSMATGSKTGSGLVSFPGFTFGCGHDNAGSFNEKGTGIVGLGASSVSLISQLDTSISGKFSYCLVPFSERKSSSKLRFGSEAVVSGAKSVSTPLSRNIFHPVFYYLTLEAITIGDKRLKVNGSSSSTGDDPGNIIIDSGTTLTLLPSNVYAKMESQVAKSIEAKPVKDPSGILSLCYNSTAQFKAPSMTMHFSNADLKLNDYNTFVEVAEGVVCLAFGANDDLAIYGNIAQAGFLVGYDLGKKTLTFLPTDCSKS, from the coding sequence ATGGTGAATTTCCTCTCCATTTTCTCTTTTGCTTGTGCTATGGCGCTCTCATTCATAGATGCCTACAATGGTAGTGGATTTAGTGTCGAACTAGTCCACCGGGACTCGCCCGATTCTCCTTTCTACAATCCATCGGAATCTCAAACGAAAAGGTTGACTAACGCCATACAACGTTCTCTCAATCGAGTCAATCACTTTACCAAAAATTCAGCCTCAATAAAAAATGGAGCACAACCTCCAATTATCCCCAACAATGGTGAATACTTAATGAACATATCGATCGGTACTCCGCCTTTTGGACTTCTAGCGATAGTAGATACTGGAAGTGACCTTATGTGGATACAATGCAAGCCTTGCACGAATTGTTACAAGCAAATCGACCCTCTTTTCGATCCCAAATCGTCTACGACCTATCGAAAAGTCTCTTGTAAATCAGAGAGATGTCAATCGTTGGACAACACCTCTTGCGATGATGACGGGACGTGCCGGTATATGATCTCATACGCTGATAAGTCGCACTCAATTGGGCATGTAGCAAATGAGACACTAAGCATGGCTACCGGTTCCAAAACTGGCAGCGGCCTTGTGTCGTTTCCTGGATTCACATTTGGATGCGGACATGACAATGCGGGGTCATTCAACGAGAAAGGTACAGGAATAGTTGGTCTCGGAGCTAGTTCTGTTTCATTGATTTCCCAACTCGATACCTCGATTTCCGGAAAGTTTTCATATTGTTTGGTGCCATTTTCGGAGAGGAAAAGCTCAAGCAAGCTAAGGTTTGGCAGCGAGGCGGTTGTTTCCGGTGCGAAATCAGTGTCTACTCCATTAAGTagaaacatttttcatccaGTTTTCTACTATTTGACCCTTGAAGCCATTACTATTGGAGATAAGAGACTAAAGGTTAATGGGAGTTCTTCAAGTACTGGTGATGATCCGGGCAACATTATCATTGATTCAGGGACTACATTGACACTATTGCCTTCAAATGTCTACGCAAAGATGGAATCACAAGTGGCTAAGAGCATTGAAGCAAAACCAGTTAAAGATCCAAGTGGAATATTGAGTCTATGTTACAATTCTACAGCTCAATTCAAGGCTCCCTCCATGACAATGCATTTCAGTAATGCAGATTTGAAGCTCAATGATTACAACACATTCGTCGAGGTCGCGGAGGGAGTTGTGTGCTTGGCGTTTGGAGCAAACGATGATTTAGCGATATATGGGAACATAGCGCAGGCTGGATTCTTGGTTGGTTATGACCTTGGAAAGAAGACTCTTACCTTCTTGCCTACCGATTGTTCCAAATCTTGA